The sequence AGGTGGCCAGCACCAGCGCTCCATTCACCACGTGGGCGACGGTGGACAGCACCGCCGGAAGCATGGGCTGCACGGCCGAAGCGTAATTGATGCGCATCATCCAGGCGATGAAGCCCAACGACAGTTGCAGGATCAGCAACCAGAGCAGCAGCATGGCCGGCCGGCGCAGTTGCTTGTGCTGCGAGTGGTCGGAGAGCGTGCGCATCACGGTCCACACCAGCACGGTCGTGACCACGACCGCTCCAAAGAGATGAGGTGCCAGCTTCATCCCGTTATGGCGGAAAGCAGCGCCCAGGACGAGTTGCGCGAACACCGCGCCTACCGCGAGCAGCGTCAGGGTATGCAAGCGCGGGTGCCGTCCCTCGACCAGGTGCAGGGGCTGGCTTTCGATCCATCCGCGGCTGGTGAACAACGCCATGGCCACGGTCAGGCAGAAGAAGCTCTGTCCGAGGGCGGCATGCGACGTGGAAACCGCCCATGGCAGGTAGAACAGCACCGTCAGTCCGCCGACGACCCCTTGCCCGATCACCAGACCCAGGCCGGCCCAGCCCAGCTTGCGCATCCAAGGGCGCGGGTCCTCTCTCTGCGTCCAGATCGCCAGCACGATGGTCAGCACCCCGATGAACTGGGCGACGATGCGATGCCCGTGCTCATACAGCGTCCCGCCCACCAGCGGAACCCGGAAATAGGAATAGGTGATGGGCCATTTGCCGAACGAGGTGGGCCAGTCGGGTACCGCGAGGCCGGCGTCGTTGCTGGTGACCAGGGCGCCCGCGATCAGCAGCAGGAAGGTGCAGGCGGCCAGCACACACGCATAGGCGTGGCGCGCGCGGCTGTATTGGACCTCGACGATGTGCAGACCCCCGCTCCTCCGAACCTGCTTACGCGAACAACGATTCCGCCACTCTGGCGGACGATGAATTATTTTGTTTCCGTTTTTGGGAATCGGCGGCCAGCAGCTCCCCCGTGACGCTGCTCACAGCCCAGCGTGACAGTGTACCAGAAGTGCGCGGGCCGGACTCCTGCCCGGCCCGGCTCCTCATCCTTGCGGACCGTTACTGCGA is a genomic window of Terriglobales bacterium containing:
- a CDS encoding COX15/CtaA family protein is translated as MLAACTFLLLIAGALVTSNDAGLAVPDWPTSFGKWPITYSYFRVPLVGGTLYEHGHRIVAQFIGVLTIVLAIWTQREDPRPWMRKLGWAGLGLVIGQGVVGGLTVLFYLPWAVSTSHAALGQSFFCLTVAMALFTSRGWIESQPLHLVEGRHPRLHTLTLLAVGAVFAQLVLGAAFRHNGMKLAPHLFGAVVVTTVLVWTVMRTLSDHSQHKQLRRPAMLLLWLLILQLSLGFIAWMMRINYASAVQPMLPAVLSTVAHVVNGALVLATCLVLAIQTQRHIAVHPLVVLTPAKVAGA